The following coding sequences lie in one Prosthecobacter vanneervenii genomic window:
- a CDS encoding trypsin-like peptidase domain-containing protein encodes MILQIQCPSCQAALSVEQRFAGSQMQCPFCQQVFAVAPPPVVPVVQATRVVSAPPVQRPAGPPASGRPQPRGPQAAAKAAPKPAAQAKGMTGIIVSLVLVAGLVLGGGWYLYGMVKNYQSEDEQLDAAIKSQLEAKRAASAKAKKEEEDEKATLMASLKKLVSEQLCQGNDKVAGEILREIDAVIAEADKLMADASIDNDPSDMRAFLAEHMEGRLRANPTIYHWLGGRMSPKDFCGLLFGVQPQQQVRRERGQVADFLVAGNYAATGTGFYISNDGWLLTNEHVVHDATEVDVRGADGVIRRAQVVKTDLQGDVAVLKTGEPSPRWLPLAPQEGTMGAAVFTVGFPNATVQGVEPKFTDGRISSLSGIRDDKDHYQITVPAQPGNSGGPLVDVKSGAIVGIVSAILRGRENVTYAIKARVAASLLQAIPAFTAAQARMPAGADMETLASEVRAAIVLVLVKK; translated from the coding sequence TCGTCCAGGCTACAAGGGTGGTATCCGCCCCGCCGGTGCAGAGACCGGCAGGGCCGCCAGCGAGTGGCAGGCCGCAGCCTCGTGGTCCTCAGGCGGCAGCCAAGGCTGCGCCGAAGCCCGCCGCGCAGGCCAAGGGCATGACGGGCATCATCGTCAGCCTGGTGCTGGTGGCGGGGCTCGTGCTCGGCGGGGGCTGGTATCTCTATGGGATGGTGAAAAATTACCAGTCCGAGGACGAGCAGCTGGATGCCGCCATCAAGAGCCAGCTGGAGGCCAAACGTGCGGCCTCTGCCAAAGCCAAAAAGGAGGAGGAAGACGAGAAGGCCACCCTCATGGCCTCGCTCAAAAAGCTGGTCTCCGAGCAGCTCTGCCAGGGAAATGACAAGGTGGCCGGGGAGATCCTGCGGGAGATCGACGCTGTCATAGCCGAGGCGGACAAGCTCATGGCCGACGCGAGCATCGACAATGATCCCTCCGACATGCGGGCGTTTCTGGCCGAGCACATGGAGGGCCGCCTGAGGGCCAATCCCACCATCTATCACTGGCTGGGCGGCAGGATGTCACCCAAGGATTTCTGCGGCCTGCTCTTTGGCGTCCAGCCGCAGCAGCAGGTCAGGAGGGAGCGCGGGCAGGTGGCCGATTTCCTCGTCGCAGGCAATTACGCCGCCACGGGCACCGGATTTTACATCTCCAACGATGGCTGGCTGCTGACCAACGAGCACGTGGTGCATGACGCCACCGAGGTGGATGTGCGCGGTGCCGATGGCGTCATCCGCCGTGCCCAGGTGGTGAAGACCGACCTGCAGGGAGACGTGGCGGTGCTGAAGACCGGCGAGCCTTCGCCCCGGTGGCTGCCTCTCGCGCCGCAGGAGGGCACGATGGGGGCGGCTGTCTTCACGGTGGGCTTCCCCAATGCCACCGTGCAGGGAGTCGAGCCCAAATTTACCGACGGCCGCATCAGCAGCCTCAGCGGCATCCGCGATGACAAGGACCACTACCAGATCACGGTGCCTGCACAGCCGGGCAATTCCGGCGGCCCGCTGGTGGACGTCAAATCAGGCGCCATCGTCGGCATCGTCTCCGCCATTCTCCGAGGCCGTGAAAACGTCACCTACGCCATCAAGGCCCGCGTGGCCGCCAGCCTGCTGCAGGCCATCCCCGCTTTCACCGCTGCGCAGGCGCGGATGCCCGCAGGCGCAGACATGGAGACCCTGGCCTCGGAAGTACGCGCCGCCATCGTTCTGGTGTTGGTGAAGAAGTAG
- a CDS encoding response regulator — protein MNPTTQLLSRDMVSRAVARVLIVDDEPHVLAVGKAVLESHGFETVACRSGEEALELVRTGLEDGQRFSVAILDLTMPGGASGFEVLEWLRACDPRLPVIACSGYFQEDVKDLCQAIGFVDVLHKPFNLESLGLAVRRAMVQEPEAAESGYSGYQPGAIS, from the coding sequence ATGAATCCGACCACCCAGCTCCTGTCTCGTGATATGGTTTCGCGTGCCGTCGCACGTGTGTTGATTGTCGATGATGAGCCGCATGTGCTTGCCGTGGGCAAGGCCGTGCTGGAGTCCCACGGTTTTGAAACGGTGGCCTGCCGCAGCGGCGAGGAGGCGCTGGAGCTGGTGCGCACCGGGCTGGAGGACGGGCAGCGTTTCTCCGTGGCCATCCTGGATCTGACGATGCCGGGCGGTGCCTCGGGCTTTGAGGTGCTGGAGTGGCTGCGTGCGTGCGACCCCCGGCTGCCCGTGATCGCGTGCAGCGGCTACTTTCAGGAAGATGTGAAGGATCTCTGCCAGGCGATCGGCTTTGTGGATGTGCTGCACAAGCCCTTCAATCTGGAGAGCCTGGGGCTGGCGGTGCGCCGGGCCATGGTCCAGGAGCCTGAAGCCGCAGAGTCGGGCTACTCTGGCTATCAACCTGGTGCCATCTCATGA
- a CDS encoding ATP-binding protein, translating into MRFHFQIANRFTLLGMFAVLVGAGATAAGFVWQEFITLRFVQSSYLGAVALAGQMELNRQVLTDGELTGVAPLTWENETRLRMRLQTVDVPPALQSLGLQVELVAPRQAPGPGTPPMSESPPIVILPICQNCVIEEPTAEHMHNLIYRVMAGSSLVMDDTSENRQLEINGGDHWLISAGPLYGRTGHVAGAFIARQPLVQLRHLFNAQRLTVPILGACAGLSFAVFGFYIIGRRITRKTRALMDAFRAMRAGNMNVRVPANGFDDLDMLQAEFNSMISHLQEDDQRKHTLLVEYEAAKRQAETATAAKGSFLANMSHEIRTPMNGIIGTTSLLIEMGLDPEQEELVRMIRSSGESLLHVINDILDFSKLESAKMDMEKLPVDIEKLLSETTDVFSHKAAEKNIELNVHIDSALPRKVLGDFQRIKQILVNLVGNAIKFTEKGEILILVRQVSRQTPQGDRTLLHFSVRDTGIGIPPEKIGQLFQAFNQADTSTTRKYGGTGLGLAISKKLVKLMQGEISVVSEEGRGSDFFFELPLAVAADDESREEELAWMDVVKGRPVTVYSAHPTTLQVLNQSLMQWGMMVRMLKQRSLPELDAMIEEAGLFILDVSGLQHEEAVQMLNAAAMRGTAIITIMSITSAKLDRDRFSPPAGSRHSRLSKPIKRRELLRTMSELYRMPRRVVLSPIVNATAPSGPAPAAQGYMSPQSMTAMRPMTSPAPQPMAPQAAAPQPYYPQPVGPQTQVPGMVMPMMQHGYMPAAPQPGMQPPMQPAPQYMMPPAAQPMAATFESASVLETPAPPPISQHAAARAAAGGHDAQVSAATNRAIAKAAKAEADNFASQNPAHILLVEDQPLNQKIATMLLQRLGYVHMDIANNGEEAVSMVAQGGYDIIFMDLQMPVMGGVEATRRIRGNFQLKHQPAIIAMTGHALTGVKEECRECGMNAFLTKPVSLDDFRRVIPPALSVEASKIPMSL; encoded by the coding sequence ATGAGGTTTCATTTTCAGATCGCCAACCGCTTCACGCTGCTCGGCATGTTTGCCGTGCTGGTGGGGGCTGGGGCGACTGCTGCTGGATTCGTCTGGCAGGAGTTCATCACCCTGCGCTTTGTGCAGAGCTCCTATCTCGGGGCTGTGGCGCTGGCAGGGCAGATGGAGCTGAACCGGCAGGTGCTCACGGACGGGGAGCTCACAGGGGTGGCCCCTCTCACGTGGGAAAATGAGACACGCCTGCGCATGCGGCTGCAGACGGTGGATGTGCCGCCTGCGCTGCAAAGCCTGGGCCTGCAGGTGGAGCTGGTGGCGCCACGCCAGGCACCCGGGCCGGGCACGCCCCCCATGTCTGAGTCGCCGCCGATCGTCATCCTGCCCATCTGCCAGAATTGCGTGATCGAGGAGCCCACGGCGGAGCACATGCACAACCTCATCTACCGCGTGATGGCCGGCAGCAGCCTGGTGATGGATGATACCAGCGAGAACCGCCAGCTGGAAATCAATGGAGGCGACCACTGGCTCATCAGCGCCGGGCCGCTCTACGGGCGCACCGGTCATGTGGCGGGGGCCTTCATCGCCCGGCAGCCGCTGGTGCAGCTGAGGCATCTTTTCAATGCGCAGCGCCTGACCGTGCCGATCCTGGGAGCCTGCGCGGGGCTGAGCTTTGCGGTCTTCGGCTTCTACATCATCGGGCGGCGCATCACGCGCAAGACGCGTGCGCTCATGGATGCCTTCCGCGCCATGCGTGCCGGCAACATGAACGTGCGCGTGCCTGCAAATGGCTTTGACGACCTGGACATGCTGCAGGCGGAGTTCAACTCGATGATCTCCCACCTCCAGGAGGACGACCAGCGCAAGCACACGCTGCTGGTGGAGTATGAGGCCGCCAAGCGGCAGGCGGAAACCGCCACCGCGGCCAAGGGCAGCTTCCTGGCCAACATGAGCCATGAGATCCGCACGCCCATGAACGGCATCATCGGCACCACCAGCCTGCTCATTGAAATGGGGCTGGACCCTGAGCAGGAGGAGCTGGTGCGCATGATCCGCTCCAGCGGCGAGTCCCTGCTGCACGTGATCAATGACATCCTGGACTTCTCCAAGCTGGAGTCCGCCAAGATGGACATGGAGAAGCTGCCGGTGGACATCGAGAAGCTGCTGAGCGAGACGACAGACGTCTTCTCCCACAAGGCGGCGGAGAAAAACATCGAGCTCAATGTGCACATCGACTCCGCGCTGCCGCGCAAGGTTTTGGGCGACTTCCAGCGCATCAAGCAGATCCTGGTGAACCTGGTGGGCAATGCGATCAAGTTTACCGAAAAGGGTGAGATCCTCATCCTCGTGCGCCAGGTTTCCCGCCAGACGCCGCAGGGGGACCGCACGCTGCTGCACTTCTCTGTGCGCGATACGGGCATCGGCATTCCGCCGGAAAAGATCGGGCAGCTCTTCCAGGCCTTCAATCAGGCAGACACCTCCACCACGCGCAAATACGGCGGCACCGGCCTGGGGCTGGCCATCTCCAAGAAGCTGGTGAAGCTGATGCAGGGAGAGATCAGCGTGGTGAGCGAGGAGGGCAGGGGCTCCGACTTCTTCTTTGAGCTGCCGCTGGCGGTGGCTGCGGATGATGAATCCCGCGAGGAGGAGCTGGCCTGGATGGATGTGGTGAAGGGCAGGCCCGTGACCGTGTACAGCGCGCACCCCACCACACTGCAGGTGCTGAACCAGTCCCTCATGCAATGGGGCATGATGGTGCGCATGCTCAAACAGCGCTCCCTGCCAGAACTGGACGCGATGATCGAGGAGGCGGGGCTCTTTATCCTGGATGTCTCCGGCCTGCAGCACGAGGAGGCGGTGCAGATGCTGAATGCCGCCGCCATGCGCGGCACGGCCATCATCACCATCATGAGCATCACCAGCGCCAAGCTGGACCGCGACCGCTTCAGCCCGCCTGCAGGCAGCCGGCACTCGCGCCTTTCAAAGCCCATCAAACGCCGCGAACTGCTGCGCACCATGTCAGAGCTCTACCGCATGCCACGGCGGGTCGTCCTCTCGCCCATTGTGAACGCCACCGCGCCATCTGGTCCGGCACCTGCTGCGCAGGGCTACATGAGCCCGCAGTCCATGACCGCTATGCGCCCGATGACCAGCCCTGCACCCCAGCCCATGGCGCCGCAGGCAGCGGCACCCCAGCCCTACTACCCGCAGCCAGTGGGACCACAGACGCAGGTTCCGGGCATGGTCATGCCCATGATGCAGCACGGCTACATGCCCGCAGCCCCGCAGCCCGGCATGCAGCCGCCGATGCAGCCTGCGCCGCAGTATATGATGCCGCCTGCTGCGCAGCCCATGGCGGCCACCTTTGAGTCAGCCTCCGTGCTGGAGACACCCGCCCCGCCGCCCATCTCCCAGCATGCCGCTGCACGCGCCGCCGCTGGCGGGCACGATGCGCAGGTGTCTGCCGCCACCAACCGCGCCATCGCCAAGGCCGCCAAGGCGGAGGCGGACAACTTTGCCAGCCAGAACCCCGCGCACATCCTGCTGGTGGAAGACCAGCCGCTGAACCAGAAAATAGCCACCATGCTGCTGCAGCGCCTGGGGTATGTGCACATGGACATCGCCAACAACGGCGAGGAGGCGGTGAGCATGGTGGCGCAGGGCGGCTACGACATTATTTTCATGGACCTGCAGATGCCGGTGATGGGCGGCGTGGAGGCCACCCGCCGCATCCGGGGAAACTTCCAGCTCAAGCACCAGCCCGCCATCATCGCCATGACGGGGCATGCCCTCACGGGCGTGAAGGAGGAGTGCCGCGAGTGTGGCATGAACGCCTTCCTGACCAAGCCGGTGTCCCTGGACGACTTCCGCCGCGTCATCCCGCCCGCCCTCTCGGTGGAGGCCTCCAAGATCCCGATGAGCCTGTGA